TGCTTATGTGACACCGGAGTCAGTACAGGCGGCGTACGTCCCTGCAGGTGCCGAGTATTCGACATCGAGCATCCAATATTTCACGAGCCCCCTCCATGCGCTGTTTGAGTCGATGAGTGGCTGGACCGGGAGCGGGCTGACGATGGCCGCCCACGAGCCGTCGCTCCCGCGGACAATCCAGTGGTGGCGGTCGCTCATCCAGTGGGTCGGGGGCGTCGGTGTCATCGTGCTCACCGTCTCCGTGCTCGAACGGCCCGGGAGCGGGAGTTACGCCCTCTACCGGAGCGAGACCCGCGAAGAGAAGATTCATCCGAGTATCGTCTCCACTGTTCGGACCATCTGGCGCGTCTTCCTGCTGTACACTGCACTGTCCGTCGTTGCGATGGTGATCGCGATTCGACTCAGTCCGTACGGGAGTCAGCTCTCGACGTTCGAAGTCGCTTGGCAGGGGCTCAATCACGCGATGACCGGTCTCGCAACCGGTGGGTTCTCGGTGACCGACAACTCGATCGCGACGTACAATTCACCGCTCATTGAGGGCGTTCTTCTCCCGATAATGACTCTTGGCGCGATCGCGTTCCCTATCCACTACGCGATGCTCAAAGACCGAAATCCGAGGCGACTATTCGATGACGTTCAAACCCGCGTGCTGTTCGGGTTGTTTGGACTTGGTGTGCTTGCGCTCAGCGTGCAGAATCTCAGCACTCTGCCGGTAGCGGAGTACGGTCGAGCAGTAGGGATTCCCCCATGGCTCGGGGTCTCCCCCGCACAGTTCGACGCGATCCGGGATGACACGTTCCAGTTCATCAGCGCACTGACCTGCACCGGGTTCCAGTCCTCGCCGATTGGGTCTTGGAGCGCTGGCGGAAAACTCATGATCAGTGGGGCGATGGTGCTGGGCGGGGCAGCCGGGTCGACGGTCGGTGGGATCAAACTCATCCGGGGATACACCGTGCTTCGCGGGATCCGCTATCAGTTTTCGCGGGTGTTCCTCCCAGCAAACGCGATCGTAACGACACGGATCGGCGACCGTCGTTTGAGCCGCGAACAGATGGAGCGTGAGTTCTCAGAGGCTGCGATTGTCGCATTACTGTGGGTCCTCCTGCTCGGGCTGTCGAGTCTCGTATTGGTGAACACCGTCGGTGTCGGGTTCGACTATGCCGACGCGCTCTTCGAAGTTGCGAGCGCACAGGGGAACGTCGGGTTGTCGACCGGGATTGTGGGACCGTCAATGAGCCCCCTCGCTGAGGGAATGTTCGTGCTGAACATGTGGATCGGTCGGCTCGAAATCATCCCCGTACTCGTTCTTACCCGGGCGCTTCTCTATGGGTTAGAGCCCTGATCACATCGAAGTCAGCACAAAAGCCTGGGTGCTACCCTTCCGAGTAACTCCCGCGTATGAGTTCGCTCATCGGAAACACTGTCTCAATCCAGAGGATACACAGACGTGACACACGGACAGACATTCGTTCTACGAACTCCCAGAGAGTGTCTGAGACTCCCGTGACTCGTCAATAAAATGGGGCAAGTCGTCTTCAGAATCTCTTGTTGATGTAAACGAGTTCTTGAGCGCGTATTGCTCAGTATCTCGTAGTGGGTTCGACTCGTGTGTCTCGTCGAACTGTCTTTCGACGTATCGCCCAGCGACAATACGGTGAGT
This DNA window, taken from Halobellus ruber, encodes the following:
- a CDS encoding TrkH family potassium uptake protein — its product is MARNRTIHGVPVDLATIVRDIGALLLMEAGLMLLSVGIAFVFREWYTAAGFLVASGATALVGYGTRRLFSEAPDPLMKHGMIIAAAGWFVVACFGALPFLLSAYVTPESVQAAYVPAGAEYSTSSIQYFTSPLHALFESMSGWTGSGLTMAAHEPSLPRTIQWWRSLIQWVGGVGVIVLTVSVLERPGSGSYALYRSETREEKIHPSIVSTVRTIWRVFLLYTALSVVAMVIAIRLSPYGSQLSTFEVAWQGLNHAMTGLATGGFSVTDNSIATYNSPLIEGVLLPIMTLGAIAFPIHYAMLKDRNPRRLFDDVQTRVLFGLFGLGVLALSVQNLSTLPVAEYGRAVGIPPWLGVSPAQFDAIRDDTFQFISALTCTGFQSSPIGSWSAGGKLMISGAMVLGGAAGSTVGGIKLIRGYTVLRGIRYQFSRVFLPANAIVTTRIGDRRLSREQMEREFSEAAIVALLWVLLLGLSSLVLVNTVGVGFDYADALFEVASAQGNVGLSTGIVGPSMSPLAEGMFVLNMWIGRLEIIPVLVLTRALLYGLEP